From the Bacillota bacterium genome, the window TATAATTCCAAATGCCCTCATATTTCAAATACTGATTGTAATAGCTGAATTAGGACTGGGGCTGGCATTTATATCGGGCACATTCACTTTCATAGCGGCTATTGTATCACTTGTGATGAATTTGAATTTTATACTCTCAACCGGAATGTATTCATACGACTGGTGGTATATACCCGCTGCTTTAAGCATGATGGGAGGCGCAGGAAAGGCTTTTGGTGTTGACCATTACCTTATACCGTATCTTATGAGACAGTGGAGGTATTTTGTAAGGAACAGAAAATTTAAGCCCCTCCTATTTAAGTAGGGGCTTTACCTCTTCCATTTTTGATATTGAAACTTCATAAGCCGTCTTTGTGACTATTTCACCTGAGTCATACCTTTTTTGGTATTCTCTGCTCTGGATTCTTCCCCATACTTTTATATTATCGCCTACAGATAAGTTTTCCGAATACCTTGCATTTCTTCCCCAGGCAATACAAGGGATATAGTCGGACTTGTTGTACGGACGGTTAACTGCCAACAGTAAATCCGCTATTTCCCGGCCGAAAGGTGTAGTCCTGTATATAGGTTTTTTACATATGTACCCGTCTAAGTAAATTTGGTTGGGATTCTTTATTTCACTTTCATCCCCTAAAAAAACTATTTCTCTTGCAAACACAGTTAAAATCAATTTATTTCCTTCTTTTCCATAATTATTATAAGACCTGAATTGTCCTTCTATTTTAACGATACACCCCTCTCCCAATTGCTGTTTTCCTATAAGGCGCTCAGATATTGTCACGGGAATCTTATCACTACTATCACTGAGTCTCGGGACTTCAAGAATAAAAGAGTAAAACCCTTCTCCATATACTTCATGACTGTATTCCAACTCAGAAACCACTTTGCCGGCAATTGTGACTACATTGTTTTCGATGAGGTTTCCAACCATTTGCCCCCCACTCTCCTCTCTTTTTCTCATGTACTTATATAAATTTTTCTATTGTATTATTATTCATAGAAGGACAATTTTAGAAGCAATTTCAATAGTAAATAATTTATTATATAAATTGCCGTCCTCTTCCATTAAATTATATTATATTACATATATTTTACACATTGCAAATTATTCTTTTTTTTACAAGGAATTATTATTAATTGTACGAATTCAGCTCCCGCTTATAGAAGTGAAAGACTTCTTCTGGCATCTGGTTAAAAACAGGTAGGTCGTCCAAAATTATTTATTGTACCTGGGTAGGAGAGTGAGCCAATGTGTTTAATTCCACTCCCGTGTTCAATTCTACCCCACTGGCAACGGCAAATGCTACTGCACCAAGAGCTCCGTATATGTCAACCTCTTTTCCCACATCAATTCTATACTCCTGCGGTCCAATTGTATTTCCATTTATTGACTTTACAGTTTTTTGCTGGTACAACATAAATCCTTTTTCGAACATTGTATCATCAACGCTGGATGTAGTTATACTTGCCTTCGAGTTAAAACCGT encodes:
- a CDS encoding single-stranded DNA-binding protein → MVGNLIENNVVTIAGKVVSELEYSHEVYGEGFYSFILEVPRLSDSSDKIPVTISERLIGKQQLGEGCIVKIEGQFRSYNNYGKEGNKLILTVFAREIVFLGDESEIKNPNQIYLDGYICKKPIYRTTPFGREIADLLLAVNRPYNKSDYIPCIAWGRNARYSENLSVGDNIKVWGRIQSREYQKRYDSGEIVTKTAYEVSISKMEEVKPLLK